The following are encoded in a window of Dromaius novaehollandiae isolate bDroNov1 chromosome 11, bDroNov1.hap1, whole genome shotgun sequence genomic DNA:
- the DKC1 gene encoding H/ACA ribonucleoprotein complex subunit DKC1, which translates to MADGDGSGVKKRRKKEKRQLPDADVADIQHTEEFFIKPESRVAQLDTSQWPLLLKNFDKLNVLTAHYTPLPSGANPLKREISDYVRSGFINLDKPSNPSSHEVVAWIRRILRVEKTGHSGTLDPKVTGCLIVCIERATRLVKSQQSAGKEYVGIVRLHNAIESEAQLARAIETLTGALFQRPPLIAAVKRQLRVRTIYESKLVEYDPERRLGIFWVSCEAGTYIRTLCVHLGLLLGVGGQMQELRRVRSGILGEKDNMVTMHDVLDAQWQYDNNKDDSYLRRVILPLEKLLTSHKRLVMKDSAVNAICYGAKIMLPGVLRYEDGIELNQEIVVITTKGEAICLAVALMTTAVISTCDHGIVAKIKRVIMERDTYPRKWGLGPKASQKKMMIQKGLLDKHGKPNESTPDSWKKEYVDYRDIIKKEAVAVPRAVSEPERAPKRKRESESESEEAVTPSSPATPPPDEPSKREKKKRKKEKKAREAADSGGEPMEVTSEASTKKKKKKKQKEVEESSE; encoded by the exons GACATCCAGCACACGGAGGAGTTCTTCATCAAGCCCGAGTCCCGCGTGGCCCAGCTGGACACGTCGCAGTGGCCGCTGCTGCTGAAG AACTTCGACAAGTTAAATGTGTTGACAGCACACTACACACCCCTTCCTTCTGGTGCTAATCCCCTGAAGAGAGAGATATCCGACTATGTCAG GTCGGGCTTTATTAACCTCGACAAACCTTCCAACCCATCTTCCCATGAGGTGGTTGCGTGGATCCGACGCATCCTTCGAGTGGAGAAGACTGGACACAGTGGCACTCTGGACCCTAAGGTGACTGGGTGCCTGATTGTGTGCATTGAGAGGGCGACACGGCTGGTCAAATCGCAGCAGAGCGCAG GCAAAGAGTATGTGGGAATTGTTCGGCTGCACAATGCAATTGAAAGTGAGGCCCAGCTGGCCAGG GCGATAGAAACTCTGACCGGCGCGCTGTTCCAGCGGCCGCCCCTCATCGCTGCTGTGAAGCGACAGCTGAGAGTCCGAACCATCTATGAGAGCAAGCTAGTGGAGTATGACCCTGAGAGAAGATTAG GTATCTTCTGGGTGAGCTGTGAAGCAGGCACATACATCCGAACACTCTGTGTTCACCTTGGCTTGCTCCTCGGTGTTGGAGGACAGATGCAAGAGCTCCGGAGAGTGCGCTCAGGGATTCTGGGAGAGAAG GACAACATGGTGACTATGCATGATGTCCTGGATGCACAATGGCAGTACGACAACAACAAGGATGACAGCTACCTGCGAAGAGTTATCCTGCCGTTAGAGAAGCTGCTGACTTCACACAAGCGGCTCGTTATGAAAGACAGTGCG GTTAATGCCATTTGCTATGGAGCCAAGATCATGTTGCCTGGTGTCCTGAGGTATGAAGATGGCATTGAGCTGAATCAGGAGATTGTTGTCATCACCACAAAAGGAGAAGCCATATGCCTAG CGGTTGCCTTGATGACCACTGCGGTCATCTCTACCTGTGACCATGGAATAGTGGCGAAGATCAAGAGAGTGATCATGGAGAGAGACACATATCCCCGCAAATGGGGCCTCGGTCCCAAG GCCAGCCAGAAGAAGATGATGATCCAGAAGGGTCTGTTGGACAAGCACGGGAAGCCCAACGAGAGCACGCCGGATTCGTGGAAGAAGGAGTACGTGGATTACAG GGATATCATCAAGAAAGAGGCAGTAGCAGTCCCCCGAGCTGTCTCAGAGCCAGAGAGGGCTCCAAAA AGGAAACGAGAGTCGGAGAGTGAAAGTGAGGAGGCTGTGACCCCATCGTCCCCTGCCACCCCACCGCCAGATGAGCCgagcaaaagggaaaagaagaagcggaagaaagagaagaaggcCAGAGAGGCTGCTGACAGTGGAGGAGAGCCAATGGAAGTG ACCAGCGAGGCCAgcaccaagaagaaaaagaagaagaaacaaaaggagGTGGAAGAGAGCTCGGAGTAA
- the MPP1 gene encoding 55 kDa erythrocyte membrane protein: MTLKSGRSGSGGGGGSSMRTALSDLYLEHLLQHRAKPEAIPPSLNTMTEDIYTNGSATLGSPSHANGREVRKIRLIQFEKVTEEPMGITLKLNDKQSCMVARIFHGGMIHRQGSLHVGDEIIEINGQSVSNHSVDQLQKMLKETKGLVSIKVIPNQQSRLPALQMFMRAQFDYDPKKDNLIPCKEAGLKFQVGDVIQIINKDDSNWWQGRVEGSCTEAAGLIPSPELQEWRVASVTQSSQSEAQSCSPFGKKKKCKDKYLAKHSSIFDQLDVVSYEEVVRLPAFKRKTLVLIGASGVGRSHIKNALLSSNPDKFMYPAPYTTRPQKKNEVDGKDYYFVSTEEMTRDISANEFLEFGSYQGNMFGTKFETVHKIHQQDKVAILDIEPQTLKIVRTAELSPFIVFIAPTDKAEQSEALQQLRKDSESIRSRYAHYFDLSLVNNGVDESLKLLQDAFEQACSSPQWVPVSWVY; the protein is encoded by the exons GCCATCCCTCCGTCCCTGAACACCATGACTGAGGACATTTATACCAACGGTTCGGCGACGCTGGGCAGTCCCTCCCACGCGAATGGCCGCGAGGTGCGGAAGATCCGCCTCATCCAGTTCGAGAAGGTCACGGAGGAGCCCATG GGAATCACGCTGAAGCTGAACGACAAGCAGAGCTGCATGGTGGCCAGGATCTTCCATGGGGGCATGATTCACCGACAAG GGTCCCTTCACGTGGGTGACGAAATCATAGAAATCAATGGGCAGAGCGTGAGCAACCACTCAGTTGACCAGCTGCAGAAGATGCTG AAAGAAACCAAGGGGCTGGTCTCAATAAAAGTCATTCCCAACCAGCAAAGCCGCCTTCCTGCTCTCCAG ATGTTCATGAGGGCCCAGTTTGACTACGACCCCAAGAAGGACAACCTGATCCCCTGCAAGGAGGCAGGGCTGAAGTTCCAGGTCGGCGACGTCATCCAGATCATAAACAAGGACGACAGCAACTGGTGGCAGGGCCGCGTGGAGGGGTCCTGCACCGAGGCGGCAGGCCTCATCCCCTCGCCGGAGCTGCAGGAGTG GCGCGTGGCGAGCGTCACCCAGTCCAGCCAGAGCGAAGCCCAGAGCTGCAGCccctttgggaagaaaaagaagtgcaaagatAAATACCTGGCCAAGCACAGCTCAA TTTTTGACCAGCTGGACGTGGTGTCCTACGAGGAGGTGGTGAGGCTGCCTGCCTTCAAGAGGAAGACGCTGGTGCTCATAG GAGCCAGCGGCGTGGGTCGCAGCCACATCAAGAACGCGCTGCTCAGCAGCAACCCGGACAAGTTCATGTACCCGGCCCCGT acacCACGCGCCCCCAGAAGAAGAACGAGGTGGATGGGAAAGACTACTACTTCGTCTCCACTGAAGAGATGACTCGGGACATCTCAGCCAACGAGTTCTTGGAGTTCGGCAGCTACCAAGGGAACATGTTTGGCACCAAGTTCGAGACGGTGCACAAGATCCACCAGCAGGACAAAGTTGCCATTCTGGACATCGAGCCCCAG ACCCTGAAGATCGTCCGCACGGCCGAGCTTTCCCCGTTCATAGTCTTCATCGCCCCGACGGACAAGGCGGAGCAG TCAGAGGCTTTGCAGCAGCTCCGGAAGGATTCAGAGAGCATCCGGAGCCGATACGCACACTACTTCGACCTGTCGCTAGTCAACAACGGGGTGGATGAAAGCCTCAAGCTGCTGCAGGACGCCTTTGAGcaggcctgcagctccccgcagTGGGTGCCCGTCTCCTGGGTGTACTGA